Proteins encoded together in one Bradyrhizobium sp. CB82 window:
- a CDS encoding glutathione S-transferase family protein, with protein sequence MIKLYWSPRSRSFSALWLMEETGLPYERVLTDITTGAQKAPEYLKINPMGKVPALVDGEAALGEAAAICAYVADRYPETKLAPMPSDPRRARYLQWLFFGPSCIEPGLIQIFTKLEVPTSTAAWGSATQVFDVLDAALAKGPWILGDEFTAADIVIGSGLNFAVRMFKMVPPRTSFDAYIARCVARPAFQRAEKIAAG encoded by the coding sequence ATGATCAAGCTCTACTGGTCGCCCCGCTCGCGTTCCTTCTCTGCGCTCTGGCTGATGGAGGAAACCGGCCTGCCCTATGAGCGCGTGCTGACCGACATCACGACGGGCGCTCAGAAGGCGCCGGAGTACTTGAAGATCAATCCCATGGGCAAGGTGCCGGCCCTGGTCGATGGCGAAGCCGCGCTCGGCGAGGCGGCTGCGATCTGCGCCTATGTCGCCGATCGCTACCCGGAGACGAAGCTCGCGCCGATGCCTTCCGATCCGCGGCGCGCGCGATACCTGCAATGGCTGTTCTTCGGGCCAAGCTGCATCGAGCCCGGGTTGATCCAGATCTTCACCAAGCTCGAAGTGCCCACCTCCACCGCGGCCTGGGGCAGCGCGACGCAGGTGTTCGACGTCCTCGACGCCGCACTGGCAAAGGGGCCATGGATTCTTGGCGACGAGTTCACGGCCGCCGACATCGTGATCGGATCTGGGCTGAACTTTGCCGTGCGGATGTTCAAAATGGTGCCGCCGCGCACCTCATTCGACGCCTATATCGCCCGCTGCGTGGCGCGGCCGGCCTTCCAGCGCGCAGAGAAGATCGCAGCGGGGTGA
- the fabI gene encoding enoyl-ACP reductase FabI produces MEGLMKGKRGLIMGIANDHSIAWGMAKTLHAHGAELAFTFQGDAQGKRVRPLAEALGVDTVLPCDVEDIASVDALFEALRAKWGQLDFVIHAIGFADKNELKGRYADTSRENFSRTMVISCFSFTEIAKRAADMMPQGGSMITMTFGASMRAMPNYNVMGVAKAALEASVRYLAADFGPRGIRVNAISAGPVRTLAGSGIGEARAMFAFQQKHSPLGRGVTLDELGGSALYLLSELSGGVTGEVHYVDSGYNIILMPKPEDLKAAE; encoded by the coding sequence ATGGAAGGTCTGATGAAAGGCAAGCGCGGTCTGATCATGGGCATCGCCAATGATCACTCGATCGCCTGGGGCATGGCCAAGACGCTGCACGCCCATGGCGCCGAGCTCGCCTTCACCTTCCAGGGCGACGCGCAGGGCAAGCGGGTCAGGCCGCTCGCAGAGGCGCTTGGTGTCGACACCGTGCTGCCTTGCGACGTCGAGGACATCGCCAGCGTCGATGCGCTGTTCGAGGCGCTGCGCGCCAAGTGGGGCCAACTCGATTTCGTGATCCACGCGATCGGCTTTGCCGACAAGAACGAGCTGAAGGGCCGCTACGCCGACACCAGCCGCGAGAATTTTTCGCGCACCATGGTGATCTCCTGCTTCTCCTTCACGGAAATCGCCAAGCGCGCCGCCGATATGATGCCGCAGGGCGGGTCCATGATCACAATGACCTTCGGTGCATCGATGCGCGCGATGCCGAACTACAACGTCATGGGTGTCGCGAAAGCGGCGCTGGAAGCCTCGGTGCGTTACCTCGCCGCCGATTTCGGTCCACGCGGCATTCGCGTCAACGCCATCTCCGCGGGGCCGGTGCGCACGCTCGCCGGCTCCGGCATCGGCGAGGCCCGCGCGATGTTCGCATTCCAGCAAAAGCATTCGCCCCTCGGCCGCGGCGTCACGCTCGATGAGCTCGGCGGCTCGGCGCTGTATTTGCTGTCGGAGCTATCGGGCGGCGTCACCGGCGAGGTGCATTACGTCGATTCCGGCTACAACATCATCCTGATGCCGAAGCCGGAAGACTTGAAGGCCGCAGAGTAA
- a CDS encoding D-glycerate dehydrogenase: MSVKKKPLVVVTRKLPDSIETRMRELFDARINLDDTPMSREQIAEAARSADVLVPTVTDQINADIINQPDCKLRLIANFGNGVDNIDVEAAHARGITVTNTPKVLTEDTADMTMALILAVPRRLIEGASVLTEGKPWAGWSPTWMLGHRIGGKRLGIVGMGRIGQAVARRARAFGLQIHYHNRRPVAPKIADELGATYWESLDQMLARMDIISVNCPHTPATYHLLSARRLKLIRKEAYIVNTARGEVTDEDTLIKLIEAGEIGGAGLDVYEHEPAVNPKLVRLAKAGKVTLLPHMGSATIEGRVDMGEKVIINIRTFLDAHKPPDRVLPSML, translated from the coding sequence ATGTCGGTCAAGAAAAAACCCCTCGTCGTCGTGACACGCAAGCTGCCGGACTCCATCGAGACGCGCATGCGCGAATTGTTCGACGCCCGGATCAATCTTGACGACACCCCGATGTCGCGAGAGCAGATCGCGGAGGCCGCGCGCTCCGCCGACGTGCTTGTTCCGACCGTGACCGACCAGATCAACGCCGACATCATCAATCAGCCCGACTGCAAGCTTCGCCTGATCGCGAATTTCGGCAACGGTGTCGACAATATCGACGTCGAGGCGGCGCACGCGCGCGGCATCACTGTCACCAACACGCCGAAGGTACTGACCGAGGACACCGCCGACATGACCATGGCGCTGATCCTCGCGGTGCCGCGCCGGCTGATCGAGGGCGCCTCGGTGCTCACGGAAGGAAAACCCTGGGCGGGCTGGTCGCCGACCTGGATGCTCGGCCACCGCATCGGCGGCAAGCGGCTCGGCATCGTCGGCATGGGCCGCATCGGCCAGGCCGTCGCGCGTCGCGCGCGGGCCTTCGGCCTGCAGATTCACTATCACAACCGCCGCCCGGTCGCTCCGAAGATCGCCGACGAGCTCGGCGCGACCTATTGGGAAAGCCTCGACCAGATGCTGGCTCGCATGGACATCATCTCGGTGAACTGTCCGCACACGCCCGCGACCTACCATCTGCTCTCGGCGCGGCGGCTGAAGCTGATCCGGAAAGAAGCCTATATCGTCAACACCGCGCGCGGCGAGGTGACCGACGAGGACACGTTGATCAAGCTGATCGAAGCCGGCGAGATCGGCGGCGCCGGCCTCGACGTCTACGAGCACGAGCCTGCGGTCAATCCGAAGCTGGTGCGGCTCGCGAAAGCCGGCAAGGTGACGCTGCTGCCGCATATGGGCTCGGCCACCATAGAAGGCCGCGTCGACATGGGTGAGAAGGTGATCATCAACATCCGCACCTTCCTCGACGCCCACAAGCCGCCGGATCGCGTGCTGCCGAGCATGCTCTAG
- a CDS encoding SH3 domain-containing protein: protein MALGRFWSVVALVLGWLGASVSPGHSAKDAVQTASGLPVPRYVSLKSDHVNVRAGPTKDNDVAWVYTRAGLPVEITAEFENWRRVRDSEGAEGWVYHSLLSGRRTAVVTMKHKDDLAPIYDRADTESAIAAKLQAGVVAQVKKCITGWCHVTGNGFDGWIQQERLWGVYADELVN, encoded by the coding sequence ATGGCGTTGGGGCGTTTTTGGTCGGTGGTGGCGCTCGTCTTGGGTTGGCTGGGCGCATCGGTCAGCCCCGGACATTCCGCCAAGGATGCGGTTCAAACTGCGAGCGGCCTTCCCGTGCCGCGCTATGTCAGCCTCAAATCCGACCATGTGAATGTCCGCGCCGGACCGACCAAGGACAATGACGTGGCCTGGGTCTACACCCGCGCCGGCCTGCCGGTCGAAATCACCGCCGAATTCGAGAACTGGCGGCGGGTGCGGGATTCCGAAGGCGCCGAGGGTTGGGTCTATCATTCATTGCTGTCAGGGCGACGCACCGCCGTCGTGACCATGAAGCACAAGGACGATCTCGCGCCGATCTATGATCGCGCCGATACCGAGAGCGCGATTGCAGCAAAGCTTCAGGCCGGTGTCGTCGCCCAGGTCAAGAAATGCATTACCGGCTGGTGCCACGTCACGGGCAACGGTTTTGACGGCTGGATCCAGCAGGAACGGCTCTGGGGCGTCTACGCCGACGAGTTGGTGAACTGA
- the moeB gene encoding molybdopterin-synthase adenylyltransferase MoeB, whose protein sequence is MLSPDELERYARHIVLRDVGGPGQAALKQASVLVVGAGGLGAPALMYLAAAGIGTLGVVDDDVVSLSNLQRQVIHTTPDIGRHKVESAAERIAALNPHVRFVGHATWLNADNALNLIGDYDLVLDGSDNFSTRYLVSDACFFAKKPLITAALGTFDGSLTTIRAHEKNEAGEFNPTYRCLFPEAPPPGTVPACSEAGVMGALAGVLGSMMALEAIREIVGFGEGLVGRLLMLDARAMRFETLRYARDPANPLNGDGPVFDDLSIHRE, encoded by the coding sequence ATGCTGAGTCCCGACGAACTCGAACGCTATGCCCGCCATATCGTGCTGCGCGATGTCGGCGGCCCGGGCCAGGCCGCGCTGAAACAGGCCTCCGTGCTGGTGGTCGGGGCCGGCGGGCTCGGCGCGCCGGCCTTGATGTATCTTGCCGCCGCCGGCATCGGCACGCTCGGCGTGGTCGATGACGACGTCGTGTCGCTCTCCAACCTTCAGCGCCAGGTCATCCACACGACGCCCGATATCGGCCGGCACAAGGTCGAGAGCGCAGCGGAGCGGATCGCGGCGCTCAATCCGCATGTACGCTTCGTCGGCCATGCCACCTGGCTCAATGCCGATAACGCGCTGAATCTGATCGGCGACTACGATCTCGTGCTCGACGGCTCTGATAATTTTTCGACGCGCTATTTGGTCTCCGATGCCTGTTTCTTTGCGAAGAAGCCTCTCATCACGGCCGCGCTCGGTACCTTCGACGGTTCGCTGACAACGATCCGCGCGCATGAAAAGAACGAAGCCGGCGAATTCAATCCGACCTATCGCTGCCTGTTCCCGGAAGCGCCGCCGCCCGGCACCGTGCCGGCCTGCTCGGAGGCCGGCGTGATGGGTGCGCTCGCCGGCGTGCTCGGCTCGATGATGGCGCTGGAAGCGATCCGCGAGATCGTCGGCTTTGGCGAGGGCCTGGTCGGCCGTCTCCTGATGCTGGATGCGCGCGCGATGCGTTTCGAGACATTGCGCTACGCACGCGATCCGGCCAATCCGCTCAACGGCGATGGGCCCGTGTTCGACGATCTGAGCATCCACCGCGAGTAG
- the mutM gene encoding bifunctional DNA-formamidopyrimidine glycosylase/DNA-(apurinic or apyrimidinic site) lyase: MPELPEVETVRRGLQPVMEGAKIVKAEARRADLRFPFQPDFVARLQGQVVTGLGRRAKYLMADLASGDVLLMHLGMSGSFRVIKPDDEKAPGDFHYPRGKDSTHDHVLFRMSSGADIVFNDPRRFGYMKVIARNALEDEPLLRGLGPEPLGNEFDAAMLAQSCAGKKTSLKAALLDQRVVAGLGNIYVCEALHRAHLSPRRIAATLATRKGEPTDHAKRLVGAIHAVLNDAIDAGGSSLRDHRQTSGELGYFQHSFKVYDREGQTCKTPGCGGIVKRFTQNGRSTFWCPKCQK; encoded by the coding sequence ATGCCTGAATTGCCCGAAGTCGAGACCGTCCGCCGTGGACTCCAGCCTGTCATGGAAGGCGCAAAAATCGTCAAGGCGGAGGCCCGCAGGGCCGATTTGCGCTTTCCCTTTCAGCCGGATTTCGTGGCGCGGCTCCAGGGCCAGGTGGTCACCGGGCTCGGCCGGCGCGCAAAATATCTCATGGCCGATCTCGCCTCGGGCGACGTGCTGTTGATGCATCTCGGCATGTCCGGCTCATTCCGCGTGATCAAGCCGGATGACGAAAAAGCGCCGGGAGATTTTCACTATCCCAGGGGCAAGGACTCGACGCACGACCACGTGCTGTTTCGCATGTCCTCTGGCGCCGATATCGTGTTCAACGATCCGCGCCGCTTCGGTTATATGAAAGTGATCGCGCGCAATGCGCTCGAGGACGAGCCACTGCTGCGCGGGCTCGGCCCCGAGCCGCTCGGCAACGAGTTCGACGCCGCGATGCTGGCACAGTCCTGCGCCGGCAAGAAGACCAGCCTGAAGGCCGCGCTGCTCGACCAGCGCGTGGTGGCAGGGCTTGGCAACATTTACGTCTGCGAGGCGCTGCATCGGGCACATCTGTCGCCGCGCCGGATCGCCGCGACGCTGGCCACGCGAAAGGGTGAGCCGACCGACCACGCGAAGCGGCTGGTCGGAGCAATCCATGCCGTGCTCAACGATGCGATCGACGCGGGCGGCTCGAGCTTGCGCGATCATCGCCAGACATCCGGCGAGCTCGGCTACTTCCAGCATTCGTTCAAGGTCTATGATCGCGAAGGCCAGACGTGCAAAACGCCGGGCTGTGGCGGCATCGTGAAGCGCTTTACCCAGAACGGACGCTCGACGTTCTGGTGCCCGAAATGTCAGAAATGA
- the irrA gene encoding iron response transcriptional regulator IrrA: protein MSDSAPNQHDETAHSASLHSGRQPALTGCPWHDVNEMLQAAGLRPTRQRMALGWLLFGKGARHLTAEMLYEEATLAKVPVSLATVYNTLNQLTDAGLLRQVSVDGTKTYFDTNVTTHHHYYLENSHELVDIPDPHLVLSKMPDVPEGYEIARIDMVVRLRKKR, encoded by the coding sequence ATGAGCGATAGCGCCCCGAACCAACACGACGAAACCGCCCATTCCGCGTCCCTGCACTCCGGACGCCAGCCGGCCTTGACCGGCTGCCCGTGGCACGACGTCAACGAAATGCTCCAGGCTGCCGGGCTTCGCCCGACGCGCCAGCGAATGGCGCTGGGCTGGCTGCTGTTCGGCAAGGGTGCGCGGCACCTGACCGCCGAAATGCTCTACGAGGAAGCGACGCTGGCCAAGGTTCCGGTGTCGCTGGCGACCGTCTACAACACGCTGAACCAGCTCACCGACGCCGGTCTGCTGCGCCAGGTCAGTGTCGACGGCACCAAGACCTATTTCGACACCAACGTCACCACGCACCACCATTATTATCTCGAGAACAGCCACGAGCTGGTCGACATTCCCGACCCGCATCTGGTGCTGTCGAAGATGCCCGACGTGCCCGAGGGCTACGAGATCGCACGCATCGATATGGTCGTGCGCCTGCGCAAGAAGCGCTGA
- a CDS encoding phytochelatin synthase family protein encodes MSHLARIALALLLATAQLPATFALDNAPATISQQLVPFSSDEGLALLARSTAKVDFPALANQFEAEANSAFCGPASAAIVLNAVRGRSADLPRDRSRLHSEDLKYIPSAYDPTIPRFTQDNVITKGLKTRAQVLGEPVTINGKQVQDFGYQIRQLDEMLRANGLTTRLVIVDDSKPEQDIRTDLVDNLKRRNDYVIVNYQRKAVGQQGPGHISPLGAYDAESDSFLILDVNPASAGWVWMPTATLVKGMRTFDTVENRGYILVETP; translated from the coding sequence ATGTCACATCTCGCGCGAATTGCACTCGCGCTCTTGCTAGCGACGGCACAACTTCCGGCAACATTTGCGCTAGATAATGCACCGGCGACCATTTCTCAGCAGCTTGTGCCATTCTCGTCCGATGAGGGGCTTGCGCTGCTGGCCCGCTCCACTGCAAAAGTGGACTTTCCCGCCCTTGCCAATCAGTTCGAAGCGGAGGCGAACAGCGCATTCTGTGGACCCGCGTCTGCCGCAATTGTGCTCAACGCCGTTCGAGGTCGGAGCGCTGATCTACCACGGGACCGGAGCCGATTGCATTCAGAAGACCTTAAGTACATTCCGAGCGCTTACGATCCCACTATTCCCCGCTTCACACAGGACAACGTAATCACCAAAGGCCTGAAGACCCGCGCGCAAGTTCTCGGCGAGCCGGTGACGATCAATGGAAAACAAGTCCAGGATTTCGGCTATCAGATCCGTCAGCTCGATGAGATGCTGAGGGCGAATGGTCTCACGACCAGGCTTGTCATCGTTGATGACAGCAAGCCCGAGCAGGATATTCGGACTGACTTGGTTGATAACCTCAAGCGTCGGAATGACTATGTGATCGTCAACTACCAACGCAAGGCCGTAGGTCAACAGGGCCCCGGACATATCTCGCCGCTTGGCGCATACGACGCTGAATCTGACTCATTCCTTATCCTTGACGTCAACCCTGCGAGCGCTGGCTGGGTGTGGATGCCAACTGCGACCCTCGTTAAGGGGATGCGCACTTTCGATACCGTTGAGAATCGCGGGTATATTCTTGTTGAGACCCCTTAA
- a CDS encoding hydrogen peroxide-inducible genes activator: MINLTLRQLRYFDALARLGHFGRAAEACSISQPALSMQIKEMEETLGGLLLERSARQVALTRFGEELAQRVREILRSVDELGDFARASRDRFAGRLRIGMIPTIAPYLLPTITKNLTRLHPELDIRVRETMTPKLIQELTEGRLDTAIVALPVSEPSLTEVALFQEKFLLVRPSTDEGTPVPSREMMREMRLLLLEEGHCFRDQALSFCNMQSAPPREMLDANSLSTLVQMVSAGIGVTLIPEMALPVETRSASVSVARFADPQPSRTIGMVWRKTSPLARQLLQISEVVCLSAGKVRARHAASAMPRNPRA, encoded by the coding sequence ATGATAAATCTGACGCTGCGGCAGCTCCGGTATTTCGATGCGCTGGCGCGTCTCGGCCATTTCGGACGCGCGGCGGAAGCCTGCTCGATCTCGCAACCGGCGCTGTCGATGCAGATCAAGGAAATGGAGGAGACGCTCGGCGGTTTGCTGCTCGAGCGCAGCGCGCGCCAGGTCGCACTCACGCGCTTCGGCGAGGAGCTCGCCCAGCGCGTGCGCGAGATCCTGCGCTCGGTCGATGAGCTCGGCGACTTCGCGCGCGCCTCGCGCGACCGCTTTGCCGGCCGCCTGCGCATCGGCATGATCCCGACGATCGCGCCCTATCTCTTGCCCACGATCACCAAGAATCTCACGCGCCTGCATCCGGAGCTCGACATCCGCGTGCGCGAGACGATGACACCCAAGCTGATCCAGGAGCTGACGGAGGGCCGGCTCGACACCGCGATCGTCGCCCTGCCGGTCTCCGAACCCTCGCTGACCGAAGTTGCCCTGTTCCAGGAAAAATTTTTGCTGGTGCGGCCGAGCACGGACGAGGGAACGCCGGTGCCCTCACGCGAGATGATGCGCGAGATGCGGCTGTTGCTGCTCGAGGAGGGACATTGTTTCCGCGACCAGGCGCTGTCGTTCTGCAACATGCAATCGGCCCCGCCGCGCGAGATGCTTGATGCGAATTCGCTGTCGACGCTGGTCCAGATGGTCAGCGCCGGCATCGGCGTGACCTTGATCCCGGAAATGGCCCTGCCGGTGGAGACGCGATCCGCCTCCGTCTCAGTCGCACGCTTTGCCGATCCGCAGCCCTCGCGCACCATCGGCATGGTCTGGCGCAAGACCAGTCCGTTGGCGCGGCAGCTCCTGCAAATCTCCGAGGTGGTATGCCTGTCGGCCGGCAAGGTGCGCGCGCGGCATGCGGCGAGCGCCATGCCGCGCAATCCCAGGGCCTGA
- the fabB gene encoding beta-ketoacyl-ACP synthase I → MRRVVVTGMGIVSSIGNNTQEVLASLHEAKSGISRAEKYAELGFRSQVAGAPTLDPATVIDRRAMRFLGQGAAWNHIAMEQAIQDSGLGPDDVSNIRTGIIMGSGGPSARTIVESADITRSKGPKRVGPFAVPKAMSSTASATLATWFKIKGVNYSISSACATSNHCIGNAYETIQIGKQDVIFAGGCEELDWSLSVLFDAMGAMSSKYNDTPATASRPYDVNRDGFVIAGGAGVLVLEELERAKARGARIYGEIVGYGATSDGYDMVAPSGEGAERCMRMAMSTVKTKVDYINPHATSTPAGDPPEIEAIRNVFGAGDKCPPISATKALTGHSLGATGVQEAIYSLLMMNNGFICESAHIQELDPVFADMPIVRKRIDNARIGTVLSNSFGFGGTNATLVFSRLDA, encoded by the coding sequence ATGAGGCGGGTTGTGGTCACCGGGATGGGCATTGTCTCGTCCATCGGAAACAACACCCAGGAAGTGCTTGCGAGCCTTCACGAGGCGAAGTCAGGCATCTCGCGGGCAGAGAAATATGCCGAGCTCGGCTTCCGTTCGCAGGTAGCGGGTGCGCCGACGCTCGATCCCGCGACGGTGATCGACCGGCGCGCGATGCGCTTCCTCGGCCAGGGCGCGGCGTGGAATCACATCGCGATGGAGCAGGCGATCCAGGATTCCGGTCTTGGGCCCGACGACGTCTCCAACATCCGCACCGGCATCATCATGGGCTCCGGCGGACCGTCGGCCCGCACCATCGTCGAATCCGCCGACATCACCCGCTCCAAGGGGCCGAAGCGCGTCGGACCGTTCGCGGTGCCGAAGGCGATGTCGTCCACTGCCTCGGCGACGCTCGCCACCTGGTTCAAGATCAAGGGCGTGAACTATTCGATCTCGTCGGCCTGTGCGACGTCGAACCATTGCATTGGCAATGCCTATGAGACGATCCAGATCGGCAAGCAGGACGTCATCTTCGCCGGCGGTTGCGAGGAATTGGACTGGTCGCTGTCGGTGCTGTTCGACGCCATGGGCGCGATGTCCTCGAAATACAACGACACGCCCGCCACCGCCTCCCGTCCCTATGACGTCAATCGCGACGGCTTCGTCATCGCAGGCGGCGCCGGTGTGCTGGTGCTGGAAGAGCTCGAGCGCGCCAAGGCGCGCGGCGCGCGCATCTATGGCGAGATCGTCGGCTATGGCGCGACGTCGGATGGCTATGACATGGTCGCTCCGTCGGGCGAAGGCGCGGAGCGCTGCATGCGCATGGCGATGTCGACCGTGAAGACCAAGGTCGACTACATCAACCCACACGCCACCTCGACGCCGGCGGGCGACCCGCCGGAGATCGAGGCGATCCGAAATGTGTTCGGCGCCGGCGACAAGTGCCCGCCGATCTCAGCCACCAAGGCTCTGACCGGCCATTCGCTGGGCGCGACCGGCGTGCAGGAAGCGATCTACTCGCTCCTGATGATGAACAATGGCTTCATCTGCGAGAGCGCGCACATCCAGGAGCTCGACCCGGTGTTCGCCGACATGCCGATCGTGCGCAAGCGCATCGACAACGCCAGGATCGGCACCGTGCTGTCGAACTCGTTCGGCTTCGGCGGCACCAACGCCACGCTGGTGTTCAGCCGGCTGGATGCGTGA
- the fabA gene encoding 3-hydroxyacyl-[acyl-carrier-protein] dehydratase FabA, with translation MLNRRNGYEYEDLLACARGEMFGPGNAQLPLPPMLMFDRITEISDNGGEFGKGLVRAELDVKPDLWFFGCHFKNDPVMPGCLGLDALWQMVGFYLGWIGGEGRGRALGLSELKFGGQVLPEARKVVYNVDIKRVMRSKLVLGIADGWLSVDDAIIYRAKDLKVGLFKQGTSLG, from the coding sequence ATGCTGAACAGGCGCAACGGTTACGAATACGAGGATTTGCTGGCCTGTGCCCGCGGCGAGATGTTCGGCCCAGGCAACGCCCAATTGCCGCTGCCGCCGATGCTGATGTTCGACCGCATCACGGAAATTTCCGATAATGGCGGCGAATTCGGCAAGGGACTGGTGCGGGCCGAGCTCGACGTCAAGCCGGACCTCTGGTTCTTTGGCTGCCATTTCAAGAACGACCCGGTGATGCCGGGCTGTCTCGGCCTCGACGCGCTCTGGCAGATGGTCGGATTCTACCTTGGCTGGATCGGCGGCGAGGGCCGCGGACGCGCGCTGGGGCTGAGCGAGTTGAAGTTCGGCGGCCAGGTGCTGCCCGAGGCCCGCAAGGTTGTGTACAACGTCGACATCAAGCGCGTGATGCGCTCGAAGCTGGTGCTGGGCATCGCCGACGGGTGGCTTTCGGTCGATGACGCGATTATCTATCGCGCCAAGGACCTGAAGGTCGGCCTGTTCAAGCAGGGCACGAGCCTGGGCTGA
- a CDS encoding serine protease, which produces MRSMLAATFVLMTATAAHAQMTTPPLPGAKPKTVQTVPIRPALQTPSETADAMARAERVLLQSDLAWVGQYNGAITGDVSERMVNAIKEYQKAQGGKPTGALNPQERAVLAETARKKQESVGWKIVMEPTSGARLGIPGKLVPQQASDANGSKWTSPTGTVQVLLSRRKEANPTTAKLAEVEKKEPAGRKIDYTVVKPDFFVMSGLQGLKKFYVRGTFRGDEVRIMTILYDQAMENTVEPVVIAMSSAFNAFPSGPQASPPPRKTVEYGTGIVVTDDGAIVTDRLVTDGCLALTIGGYGNADRLAEDKEHDLALLHIYGARGLRPLDLSGGTAKTNVDIVGIADPQNQGGGAAVSSLKAALAPVASGAAALSPPPAVGFSGSAAIDGDGKFAGIALLKPAIVAGPANSAPAAQAVMVSAGIVRDFLKANAVTANGSSADAKAAVVRVICVRK; this is translated from the coding sequence ATGAGATCGATGCTCGCGGCAACATTTGTGTTGATGACCGCGACTGCTGCGCATGCGCAGATGACGACGCCGCCGCTTCCCGGCGCCAAACCGAAGACGGTCCAGACCGTTCCGATCCGTCCCGCATTGCAAACGCCCTCCGAGACCGCGGACGCCATGGCCCGGGCAGAGCGTGTTCTCCTGCAATCCGACCTCGCCTGGGTCGGACAGTATAACGGCGCGATCACCGGCGACGTCAGCGAGCGCATGGTCAACGCCATCAAGGAATACCAGAAGGCGCAGGGCGGCAAGCCAACCGGCGCGCTGAACCCGCAGGAGCGCGCCGTACTCGCCGAGACGGCGCGCAAGAAGCAGGAGAGCGTCGGCTGGAAGATCGTGATGGAGCCGACCAGCGGCGCGCGGCTCGGCATCCCCGGCAAGCTCGTGCCGCAGCAGGCGAGCGATGCCAACGGCTCGAAATGGACTTCGCCGACCGGCACGGTGCAGGTGCTGCTGAGCCGCCGCAAGGAGGCGAACCCGACCACCGCAAAGCTCGCCGAAGTCGAAAAGAAGGAGCCCGCCGGGCGCAAGATCGACTACACCGTGGTGAAGCCCGACTTCTTCGTAATGTCGGGGTTGCAGGGCCTGAAGAAGTTTTACGTGCGCGGCACCTTCAGAGGTGACGAGGTGCGGATCATGACGATCCTCTACGACCAGGCCATGGAAAACACCGTCGAGCCAGTCGTGATCGCAATGTCGAGCGCCTTCAACGCGTTTCCGTCAGGGCCGCAGGCGAGCCCGCCACCGCGCAAGACGGTCGAATATGGCACCGGCATCGTCGTCACCGATGACGGCGCGATCGTCACAGACCGTCTCGTCACCGACGGCTGCCTAGCCCTCACGATCGGCGGCTACGGCAATGCCGACCGTCTTGCCGAGGACAAGGAGCACGATCTCGCGCTGTTGCACATCTATGGTGCGCGCGGATTGAGGCCACTCGATCTTTCCGGCGGCACGGCGAAGACGAATGTCGATATCGTCGGCATCGCCGATCCCCAGAACCAGGGCGGCGGCGCCGCGGTCTCGAGCCTCAAGGCCGCGCTGGCCCCGGTCGCGAGCGGCGCTGCCGCGCTCTCGCCGCCGCCGGCGGTTGGATTTTCCGGCAGCGCCGCGATCGACGGCGACGGCAAATTCGCCGGCATCGCGCTGCTGAAGCCGGCGATCGTCGCCGGCCCCGCCAACTCGGCCCCCGCTGCGCAGGCCGTGATGGTGTCCGCAGGTATCGTGCGTGATTTCCTGAAAGCGAACGCTGTCACCGCAAATGGCAGCTCGGCGGATGCGAAAGCGGCCGTCGTGCGCGTGATCTGCGTGCGCAAATAG
- a CDS encoding GNAT family N-acetyltransferase — protein MSSPVIRPAEPHEYDEIARVWMESWVSTGLAEASNFLLANLRARVRREIEDGCSLFVVDDNGTIAAMLALHLPKLYLDQLFVAPSHQGRSLGRQLLAFTRTQLPDEIVLRCVRENEKAWRWYEREGFVFEGEEVNPMNGFMMKCYRWKRHS, from the coding sequence ATGTCCAGTCCAGTCATCCGTCCCGCCGAGCCGCACGAGTACGACGAGATCGCCCGCGTCTGGATGGAGAGCTGGGTCTCGACCGGCTTGGCGGAGGCGAGCAATTTCCTGCTCGCGAACCTGCGCGCGCGCGTGCGGCGCGAGATCGAGGATGGTTGTAGCCTGTTCGTTGTCGACGACAACGGCACGATCGCCGCCATGCTGGCGCTGCATCTGCCAAAACTCTATCTCGACCAGCTCTTCGTCGCACCAAGCCATCAGGGCCGCTCGCTCGGCCGGCAGTTGCTCGCCTTCACGCGGACGCAGTTGCCCGACGAAATCGTCCTGCGCTGCGTGCGCGAGAACGAAAAGGCGTGGCGCTGGTACGAGCGTGAAGGATTCGTGTTCGAGGGGGAGGAAGTGAATCCGATGAACGGATTCATGATGAAGTGCTATCGCTGGAAAAGGCACAGTTGA